Proteins from a single region of Streptomyces sp. Tu 3180:
- a CDS encoding 3-hydroxybutyrate dehydrogenase, translated as MTAPRAVPAPHIPPLDLGGRTALVTGAAGGIGRACVLRLAAAGAKVRAVDRDAEGLEALAEGTRGLAGTVEPHVLDLTDLDAAELAAAGTDVLVNNAGLQLVRPIEDFPPDVFHTVLTVMLEAPFRLIRGALPHMYGQGWGRVVNVSSVHGLRASAYKSAYVAAKHGLEGLSKTTALEGAPHGVTSNCVNPGYVRTPLVERQIADQARAHGIPEERVLSEVLLQDSAVKRLIEPEEVAEAVAYLCGPQASFMTGTSLVLDGGWTAH; from the coding sequence ATGACCGCGCCCCGAGCCGTTCCGGCCCCCCACATCCCCCCGCTCGACCTCGGCGGCCGCACCGCCCTCGTCACCGGTGCAGCCGGCGGCATCGGCCGCGCCTGCGTGCTGCGGCTCGCGGCCGCCGGCGCCAAGGTGAGAGCCGTCGACCGGGACGCCGAAGGACTGGAGGCGCTCGCCGAGGGGACCCGCGGCCTCGCGGGCACCGTCGAGCCGCACGTCCTCGACCTCACCGACCTGGACGCCGCCGAACTCGCCGCCGCCGGCACGGACGTGCTGGTCAACAACGCCGGACTGCAGCTCGTCCGCCCGATCGAGGACTTCCCGCCCGACGTCTTCCACACCGTGCTCACCGTGATGCTGGAGGCGCCGTTCCGGCTCATCCGCGGAGCCCTGCCCCACATGTACGGCCAGGGATGGGGCCGCGTCGTCAACGTGTCCTCGGTCCACGGCCTGCGCGCCTCGGCCTACAAGTCCGCCTACGTGGCCGCCAAGCACGGCCTGGAGGGCCTGTCCAAGACCACCGCCCTCGAAGGCGCGCCGCACGGCGTCACCTCGAACTGCGTGAACCCCGGCTATGTGCGCACCCCGCTGGTCGAGCGGCAGATCGCCGACCAGGCCCGGGCCCACGGCATCCCCGAGGAGCGCGTCCTGTCCGAGGTGCTGCTGCAGGACAGCGCCGTCAAGCGGCTCATCGAACCGGAGGAGGTCGCCGAGGCGGTGGCCTACCTGTGCGGCCCGCAGGCGTCCTTCATGACCGGAACGTCGCTGGTCCTGGACGGCGGCTGGACCGCCCACTGA
- a CDS encoding GAF domain-containing protein, whose amino-acid sequence MSRDHVQSAERAAPGAAPPDRARPGTRPAPGSAETPFLELLARGAPAEAYEQPVLLARAEGLPTERVTALEQAKLLALRVRSELEGRRRREAELSALFETAHDLAGLRDLDAVLQAIVQRARSLLGTDVAYLSLNDPARGDTYMRVTEGSVAARFQQLRLGMGEGLGGLVAQTARPYVTDDYFRDDRFQHTHTIDTGVRDEGLVAILGVPLMLGHHVIGVLFAADRRARVFEREQIALLGSFAALAAAAIDTANLLAETRSALADLERANEIIQDRSGAIERASDVHDRLAELVLRGGGVHDVAAAVSQVLDGTVEFTEAAAAPARALESSRAEGHAVRHRDDWIAAVTAGDELLGALVLRGHPGLDPVDQRTLERAAMVTSLLLLARRSAAEAEQRVRGELLDDLLDARDRDPRLLRDRAARLHADLDATHTVLAARLEGGATDADQEADARRRLWAAASHLAATRQGLAAARDGGTVLLLPLAPGDTATDLARRTARHLGTAVHEPVTVGASAPVEPLTARPDAVAAAYAEARRCLDALRRLGRSGDGAAAEDFGFLGLLLAGERDIAGFVDRTIGQVVAYDERRGTELLRTLDAYFASGMSPARTKDDLHVHVNTVAQRLERVGRLLGDDWQSPARALEIQLALRLHRLSAGTPPAQR is encoded by the coding sequence ATGTCCCGCGATCACGTGCAGTCCGCCGAGCGCGCCGCCCCCGGCGCCGCGCCGCCGGACCGGGCACGCCCCGGCACCCGACCCGCCCCCGGCAGCGCCGAGACGCCGTTCCTGGAACTGCTCGCCCGGGGCGCGCCCGCCGAGGCCTACGAGCAGCCGGTGCTGCTCGCCCGTGCCGAAGGGCTGCCCACCGAGCGCGTCACCGCGCTCGAGCAGGCCAAGCTGCTCGCCCTGCGCGTGCGCTCGGAGCTGGAGGGCAGGCGCCGCCGGGAGGCCGAGCTGTCCGCGCTCTTCGAGACCGCCCACGACCTCGCCGGACTGCGCGACCTGGACGCCGTGCTCCAGGCGATCGTGCAGCGCGCCCGCTCGCTGCTCGGCACCGACGTCGCCTACCTCAGCCTGAACGACCCGGCCAGGGGCGACACCTACATGCGGGTCACCGAGGGCTCGGTCGCCGCCCGCTTCCAGCAGCTGCGCCTCGGCATGGGGGAGGGGCTCGGCGGCCTGGTCGCCCAGACCGCCCGCCCCTACGTCACCGACGACTACTTCCGCGACGACCGCTTCCAGCACACCCACACCATCGACACCGGCGTGCGGGACGAGGGGCTCGTGGCCATCCTCGGGGTGCCCCTGATGCTCGGGCACCACGTCATCGGCGTCCTGTTCGCCGCCGACCGGCGCGCCCGGGTCTTCGAACGGGAGCAGATCGCCCTGCTCGGCTCCTTCGCCGCCCTCGCCGCGGCCGCCATCGACACCGCCAACCTGCTCGCCGAGACCCGCTCGGCCCTCGCCGACCTGGAGCGCGCCAACGAGATCATCCAGGACCGCAGCGGGGCCATCGAGCGCGCCTCGGACGTCCACGACCGGCTGGCCGAGCTGGTCCTGCGCGGCGGCGGGGTGCACGACGTGGCCGCCGCCGTCTCCCAGGTCCTGGACGGCACGGTCGAGTTCACCGAGGCCGCCGCGGCGCCCGCCCGGGCCCTGGAGTCCTCCCGGGCGGAAGGGCACGCGGTGCGGCACCGGGACGACTGGATCGCCGCCGTGACCGCCGGCGACGAACTCCTCGGCGCCCTCGTCCTGCGCGGCCACCCCGGCCTCGACCCCGTCGACCAGCGCACCCTGGAACGCGCCGCCATGGTCACCTCGCTGCTGCTGCTCGCCCGCCGCTCGGCCGCCGAGGCCGAACAGCGCGTCCGCGGCGAACTGCTCGACGACCTGCTCGACGCCCGCGACCGCGACCCGCGCCTGCTGCGCGACCGCGCGGCCCGGCTGCACGCCGACCTCGACGCCACCCACACCGTGCTCGCGGCCCGGCTGGAGGGCGGCGCCACCGACGCCGACCAGGAGGCGGACGCCCGCAGGCGCCTGTGGGCCGCGGCCTCGCACCTCGCCGCCACCCGGCAGGGCCTCGCCGCCGCACGCGACGGCGGCACCGTCCTGCTGCTGCCCCTCGCCCCCGGGGACACCGCCACCGACCTGGCCCGCCGCACGGCCCGGCACCTGGGCACGGCCGTCCACGAGCCGGTCACCGTCGGCGCGTCCGCCCCGGTCGAGCCGCTCACCGCACGCCCCGACGCCGTGGCGGCGGCCTACGCGGAGGCCCGGCGCTGCCTCGACGCCCTGCGGCGGCTCGGCCGCTCCGGTGACGGCGCCGCCGCCGAGGACTTCGGCTTCCTGGGACTGCTGCTGGCCGGCGAGCGGGACATCGCCGGCTTCGTCGACCGCACCATCGGCCAGGTCGTGGCGTACGACGAACGGCGCGGCACCGAGCTGCTGCGCACCCTCGACGCGTACTTCGCCAGCGGGATGAGCCCCGCCCGCACCAAGGACGACCTGCACGTCCACGTGAACACCGTCGCCCAGCGCCTGGAACGCGTCGGCCGCCTCCT